A stretch of DNA from Mus pahari unplaced genomic scaffold, PAHARI_EIJ_v1.1 scaffold_14192_1, whole genome shotgun sequence:
CACAGAGAGGTTCCTGCAGAGGGCATCCTCACACATGACCTTCAGGCCCTCCAGGTCATACTTGTCAGCAGCTGCCATCACATCACAGGCCATGGAGTGGCTGTGGAGGTGTGGTGCCTTCCCCGTGTAGATGAAANCCATCATCTCCTTGAAGACTTGGGGATTCAGGTTATGGATCTCAATGGGGTTCTTTAGACTCTCCTTCATTTCATGTTcaaacactgcttgtggacgttgtacatcgtggtgcgcactaggctccgcaccacgatgtacaacgtccacaagcagctctccAGATACTTCTGATGAGAATGTTGGGCTTGTAATCCTTCTCTGAACTCCCCCCATGCAAAATGAGAAGTTGCTAATGGTCCACTTATAGCAGAGTTTCTCAACACTGATCTGTGTGGAGCCCCTGCTCTTCTTGAATTCCATGTCCTCTGACATTTCTGCTGGAGGATTTTTGGAGGTTAGAGTTGGTCTGAGAACAAGAACTAGAAGTTATTTATTCTTCCTCCTGTTGAATAAAATTATAGGTACACTTTagatttcagtttgattttctctcagatcccctttctctctccctccctctcccttttcccccctctctctttctctctttctctctcttctttttctgtctgtcttcctctgcttctcctgtctTCTCATCCCTACTCAACTCCACTTCCCATGCTATAAATAAACTCTAATCTATACTAATCCTGTCATagggctggtacctcagggggaagggatgcctcagcatgggcccaccagGGTACCACTCCCTACCTCACCCTACCTGGTTCTAGCAAacatgtcctggaattcattttttaaagcacaaCATTGAT
This window harbors:
- the LOC110315178 gene encoding TD and POZ domain-containing protein 1-like, which translates into the protein MSEDMEFKKSRGSTQISVEKLCYKWTISNFSFCMGGVQRRITSPTFSSEVSGELLVDVAVFEHEMKESLKNPIEIHNLNPQVFKEMMXFIYTGKAPHLHSHSMACDVMAAADKYDLEGLKVMCEDALCRNLSVKNAAHTLILADLHSTEKLKTQALDFIALYASEVSETSXWKSMVESHPHLVAEAFHSLASAPCPFLEPKVISGSN